Proteins from one Peromyscus eremicus unplaced genomic scaffold, PerEre_H2_v1 PerEre#2#chr22_unloc_1, whole genome shotgun sequence genomic window:
- the LOC131900403 gene encoding zinc finger protein OZF-like, with the protein MSIIKVIKPLDVTVFIIMYIEFKLERNAMNTRNLNSHKRFHTREKPFLYNQYGKAFTGKNSLHSHERIHTGEKRYECNECVKAFAQKGNLQSHERIHTGEKPYEYNQCGKAFTQKSHHESHERIHTGEKPHECNHCGKAFAMKNYLLSHERIHTGENTYECNQCGKAFAQKSHLQSHERIHTGEKPYDCHHCGKAFARKSSLLTHERIHSGEKPYECNQCGKAFALKSHLHNHERIHTGEKTYKCNQCGKTFAHKIYLQSHERIHTGEKPYECNQCGKAFVQKSYLLTHERLHTGEKPYKCGQCGKAFALKSILQNHERIHTGEKLYECNQCGKAFVQKSSLLRHERIHTGEKPYKCDQCSKAFAQKVSVQSHERIHTGEKPYECNQCGKAFVQNSSLLSH; encoded by the exons ATGAGTATAATCAAAGTTATAAAGCCTTTGGATGTGACAGTCTTCATCATCATGTACATAGAATTCAAACTCGAGAGAAAtgctatgaat ACAAGAAATCTTAACAGTCATAAAAGATTTCATACAAGAGAGAAACCCTTTTTATATAATCAatatggtaaagcctttacagGAAAGAATAGTCTtcacagtcatgaaagaattcatactggagagaaacgcTATGAGTGTAATGAATGTGTTAAAGCATTTGCACAAAAGGGTAatcttcaaagtcatgaaagaattcatactggagagaaaccatatgaatataatcaatgtggtaaagcctttacacagaaGAGTCATCATgaaagtcatgaaagaattcatactggagagaaaccccatgaatgtaatcattgtggtaaagcctttgcaatgAAGAATTATCTTCTCagccatgaaagaattcatactggagagaacacttatgaatgtaatcaatgtggtaaagcctttgcacagaagagtcatcttcaaagtcatgaaagaattcatactggagagaaaccctatgattgtcatcattgtggtaaagcctttgcaagaaagagttctcttctaacccatgaaagaattcatagtggagagaaaccctatgaatgtaatcaatgtggtaaagcctttgcattgaAGAGTCATCTTCACAATCATG aaagaattcatactggagagaaaacatataaatgtaatcaatgtggtaaaacctttgcacataAGATTTatcttcaaagtcatgaaagaattcatactggagagaaaccctatgaatgtaatcaatgtggtaaagcctttgtacagaaGAGTTATCTTCTCACCCATGAAAgacttcatactggagagaaaccatataaaTGTGGCCAAtgcggtaaagcctttgcattgaAGAGTATTCTTCAaaatcatgaaagaattcatactggagagaaactctatgaatgtaatcaatgtggtaaagcctttgtacagaaGAGTAGCCTTCTacgtcatgaaagaattcatactggagagaaaccctataaatgtgaccaatgtagtaaagcctttgctcagAAGGTTAGTGttcaaagtcatgaaagaattcacacaggagagaaaccatatgaatgtaatcaatgtggtaaagcatttgtacAAAATAGTAGCCTTCTAAGTCATTAA